The Deltaproteobacteria bacterium sequence GTTTTCTCCCGCTTTCGGCAGGCTTACGACTTTATTATTGTCTTCTTTATGGCGGTCAAGGATCTCTCTGTGGATATCCTGAAGCGCTGTTTTTTTGGCTATCTGCTTAAACTCTCTGGAGGCTTCCTGCATGATAGAAAGCTGTTTTTTTCTGGCTCTGGTGGCAAACTCGGCACGGTCAATACCCTGCCATTCCACATTGACGGCAACGGCCAGAAATTCCCGGCCATTATCCGTCTCCCGGTAGACGTAAATATTGCCCATATCGGCCACATCATAAAAGACACTGACAGGCTGGTTCATGTACGCGCCGAATTCTGCCGCCTGGTACCAGTAGTTATCTACACTGATCCCTTTCTTGCCGATAACCCTTATTCCCTTTTGAGACGGTACGGGAGCAAGGAGCAGATCAAGGGCTCTTTCATCGTTTATTGTCCTTACCGGCTCTGTCCAGCGGCGTGCCGCTTCTTCAGGACTCATACCGAGAGATCCGTGGTTTTTTGTGTGGTACATCTCTTCCGTCCACATATCACAGTGCTGCTGAAGTTCAGCCGATGTTTTAGGCAGTTCTACAGTCCCCCCCTTTTTGCCAAGCCTGGCTGCAAAAGACTTACGCGCTTCTATGGCCTTTCTGTCAGCCACCGAATGGCCGATGTAGCCGGGCATAAGCTCGACAAAACTATGGGCAAAGGTCTTGAATGCCCGCTCTATGTGCGGCTTGGCTTCCGGCGTAAAAGGCGGGCAGAGTTTTTGTTCTATCTCCAGGGCGTCAAAGACGCTGGTCAGGTGATTAGACACATAATCGGCCCCGTTATCGGTCTTTACCGTTTCCGGTACGCCCCAATCAAGAAGGGCATGGCGTGTTAACGCTGCAACGGCCTCGGACTTTGATGTTTTGCTGACCAGCAGTTTCAAGCGCCGGGAATAAACATCGATGACGCCGATCAAGGTATATCGGCCATCTATGAGCATAAGGTCTGCAGGTGTGGAATCAAATTCCCAGAGTTGATTGAGGGCCTTGACATGCTCACTCATACTTCCGAAGGCAACCTGGCTTTTATTCTTCCAGGCGTCTGGATTGGTCATATAAAGGAAAACGTCTTCATGGTCCTGCTTCCATTTATTGACAAAGCGCCTTACCGCCGCAATATGGGGAATGGCCTTACCGAACCGGCCATAGAGGGACTCGTAAACACCCTCTATGGAGATATGAGGAAAAGTGTATAAAACGCCGACAATGAAATCATCATGCGCTTTGGATAGTGTTGTTTTACCCTTATTGGGAGCAACGTACTTGCTGGCAAGGGCATGGAGACCGTCTTTTTTATAGCTCTTTGCCCACCGGTTGATTGATGACAGGGACGTTTTTTCACCGATAATCTTTCTTATATTGGCCGGGAGTTTTAAAGTCCCTTCGTTGTAACAGCGGCAGAATTCCAGCGTTCCTTTTTTCAGGCCGAGACCGGAGGCAGTGAGGAAGGCGTTTCTTGCTTTTACTATCATCAGCCTGGCTCTGGCTTCTTCCTGCCGCTCTTGGGGCAGCGTGTTAAACTTCGCCAGGCTGCTCTCTTTCACCAACTGCCCTGCATCGGCTCCTGCCGCTTCTGCCTCGCTTGCATGTTGAGGCTTTACCAACTTTTCAGCATGTAAGACCATGACCTTTTGCAGCGGTTCAGGGAGGTCTGAAAAGGCAAAGGTTTTGCCCTTGCCTGCATCAACAAAGGGCCATGCCTCAGATTCCGCCCTCTTCAGGACGCCCGCCTTTGTCGATGGAA is a genomic window containing:
- a CDS encoding DDE-type integrase/transposase/recombinase, whose protein sequence is MKEAYTAKEIAAMKLQGFPSTKAGVLKRAESEAWPFVDAGKGKTFAFSDLPEPLQKVMVLHAEKLVKPQHASEAEAAGADAGQLVKESSLAKFNTLPQERQEEARARLMIVKARNAFLTASGLGLKKGTLEFCRCYNEGTLKLPANIRKIIGEKTSLSSINRWAKSYKKDGLHALASKYVAPNKGKTTLSKAHDDFIVGVLYTFPHISIEGVYESLYGRFGKAIPHIAAVRRFVNKWKQDHEDVFLYMTNPDAWKNKSQVAFGSMSEHVKALNQLWEFDSTPADLMLIDGRYTLIGVIDVYSRRLKLLVSKTSKSEAVAALTRHALLDWGVPETVKTDNGADYVSNHLTSVFDALEIEQKLCPPFTPEAKPHIERAFKTFAHSFVELMPGYIGHSVADRKAIEARKSFAARLGKKGGTVELPKTSAELQQHCDMWTEEMYHTKNHGSLGMSPEEAARRWTEPVRTINDERALDLLLAPVPSQKGIRVIGKKGISVDNYWYQAAEFGAYMNQPVSVFYDVADMGNIYVYRETDNGREFLAVAVNVEWQGIDRAEFATRARKKQLSIMQEASREFKQIAKKTALQDIHREILDRHKEDNNKVVSLPKAGENYSTPALDQAALAAEAIINRERPQKPATISAEDDAKALAILDAADKKEVKPPVVSLSERRDEKIADDWEKLDGWERYEMLLKLSRLNESQVKWIEYYKTTREFEYLQDIYEEGGEVKI